AGTACGACCCCGATGCACAGGTGGGCGACAGCCTGGGCCTTAAGCTGGACTCCAAGGATTTCGGCCGTATAGACGCGCAGACCGCCAAGCAGATTATCATCCAGAAGGTCAGGGAGGCCGAGAGGGGTATTGTCTTTGACGAGTACAGCGACAAGAAAGACGAGGTCGTTACCGGTATAGTCCAGAGGTTCGAGAGGGGAGACATAATGGTGGACCTCGGAAGGACCGAGGCCGTTCTGCCCCGGAAGGAACAGGTAAGGCGTGAGAGGTACCGCCAGGGTGAGAGGATAAGGGGTATGGTGCTCGACGTGAAGAACGATGCCAGGGGCCCCCAGGTGATACTCTCCAGGACCCACCCCGGTTTTCTGATAAAACTTTTCCTGATGGAAGTGCCCGAGATATACGAGGGGATCGTGGAGATCAAGGAGGCCGCCAGGGAGCCGGGAGACCGTGCCAAGATAGCGGTACTTTCGCATAACTCCGAAGTGGACCCCGTTGGGGCATGCGTCGGCGTGAAGGGGTCAAGGGTCCAGGCCGTCGTCCAGGAGCTCAAGGGAGAGAAGATAGATATCGTCCACTTCTCGGACG
This sequence is a window from Thermodesulfobacteriota bacterium. Protein-coding genes within it:
- the nusA gene encoding transcription termination factor NusA, which translates into the protein YDPDAQVGDSLGLKLDSKDFGRIDAQTAKQIIIQKVREAERGIVFDEYSDKKDEVVTGIVQRFERGDIMVDLGRTEAVLPRKEQVRRERYRQGERIRGMVLDVKNDARGPQVILSRTHPGFLIKLFLMEVPEIYEGIVEIKEAAREPGDRAKIAVLSHNSEVDPVGACVGVKGSRVQAVVQELKGEKIDIVHFSDDAAVFAKNALSPAQISKVIVDEAEHSMEVVVPDDQLSLAIGKKGQNVRLAAKLTGWKIDIGTEAGGADEKREALSPDEALRREVEAAGVAAGEKVSVGSLPGVGPKTVEALEASGFETVDSIAAASVEELSAVEGIGAKKAEKILDAAKELAGS